The DNA segment ACATGTTAGTTCATTGTTAAATGAATTCAATTCAGTTTGTAAAATTCAGAAACCAAAATTTAGCAGCTACATTCTTCTTTGTATAAGTTCTTGTTTCAATTATTAGTCTATTAACATTTCAAATGGGCCATGTTTCTTGCTATGTTTGGATTTTTCATTTGCTAACTTTATGTACAGCaatcctaaaattttaataatccaAAAAATATTCCGTATTTTGGGGGTCTTTTTAATCCACTTCAAATTCATGCTTTTGGCAATTCAGGGCTAGTTCTATTAAGCAGTTGAGGCAACACTTTGAAGATGGCTGTTACCAAGGTCTTTGTTGTGTAAGCATATCTTCAACTGGTTCAATCCAAGCATTCACCAAAACAAGATGATGACATTGCAGATTTGAATGTTTTGGTTTTtttcccctttcttttttttttttttaattactctCAAGTATCAGATCACAGCTATTCAGATCACTTTAGCAAAACGTGAGATGATACGTAAATCATCCTTGGGTTTGGATATCAAGTGACCCGGTGGATCGTCGATCCACAGTTAGACTGGGCCGGGACCCTTGTTAGACTGGGCCGGAATACTATCaaaattaaagtatatatataagcGGAGTTCTATGGTGTGGATGGCATATAATATCCACACCTGTGGATATTATGTGGACACCTTGTTCAATAAATACGTTTTGGTTGCTTATGCTCATAGCTGATGGGACATTGACTCTCTCCGATCGAATATTGGAAAAGCTGAAGGCCCCTCCTAGGCCGGATGATGTAACGGACATCAAACCGGAACAACTTCTGGAAGCTGATGGTTTTATATTTGGTTTTCCTTCTCGATTCGGCATGATGCCAAGCCAACTGAAGGCATTTTTTGATGCCACTAGTGAGCTATGGGCCTCCCAAGCACTTGCTGGCAAGCCTGCTGGAATCTTTTGGAGTACTGGCTTTCACGGCGGAGGCCAGGAACTTTCAGCGTGAGTAAAATGAACTCTAAATGCTTCCTACTGTTGTTATCATTTCAATTTAGAACATAACAAACTTGTTCATTTGTTCTATCAGAATTGTTTTGATCAAACAGATAATTCTCATAATGTTGCTTGTCATGCCTCTTAACAATTGTATCTTCACTTTTCCAATAGTGGCCAAGACTATGAACTATATTCGTTAGTGACTAGTGATTCTTATGCtatgaaattatgaatttattgaatttagttttcaattttccTCTAAATCTTTAATTGCAGATTGACAGCAATAACTCAATTAGCTCATCATGGCATGCTTTTTGTGCCCCTTGGATACACATTTGGAAGTGGCATGTTTGAGATGGATGAGGTGAAAGGAGGCTCAGCATATGGTGCTGGAACCTTCGCCGGAGATGGAACTCGGCAACCTACCGAGCTAGAACTGCAGCAGGCCTTTTACCAGGGTAAATATATGGCTGAAATTGCAAAAAAGCTAAAAATCTAACCTTCTGCTAACAAATTTATTCAAGAATGTCCTGTAGAGCATGTTGACAAACCATTAGACACACACGTGTGTCAAACCTTGCAAGACATATTAGCaacgtgtatatatatatatgttctcAATTTCAAAATTGTAGTTTGTACTTCAGTTGGTGAAACATGAGTTAGACGAAGTTCTATGTTCAGATATGAAGAAACAAGTTCATTAAAACAACTTGTTCATGTTCATTTTTAATACACCAATAGCAACAATTTCAATGAAGAACTTATTGTTTACTTGTTTTACATTGATTCAGAGGAAAGAACAACTCCAAGAAATACGACCCCAAAAAAAGTAGTTATCAATTGTTACCCACCATATGACCAATAAGTTCTCTAACAGCATTGAAAGGTGATCCACCATTAATAACAGTTTTCCTAGCTATCTCTTTCATCTCTTGCACCTTCTTGTGCACAATATTATTATCTCTATCCATCAATTGTTTCGACCCTTTCTCTATCTCATTCGCCTTTACAATAAGACCTTTGAACTGATTTGGCTTGTTTGGGATGGACCAAAGCTTCCTTTGCTCCCAAAACagagaaaaacaacagaagTAGTTTCTTGGTCATCAAGAAATCTCAGTAGTTTCTCATGCTGTAATTGGTCTAGATTTGGCTGATGGTGACCTTTGAGCTCAATCAAAGGGCCAACAGAATAGATTGGAGGAACTCCTGTTTTGCCGTCGGATAGGCGATAATGCATCAAAAGCATACCTCTCCAACTCCTAGAAGGTATTAACAATTATTCCTTTGGTGTTAAGAAAGAGCTCAATAGAGTAAGTGGAGTAtaagaagaaaacaaacaaaacaaactaaaatagtTAAAGCAAAGAAACCAATGCTAAGAACACTCATAAATATCCTCCTGTCATCTTCGCCATTGTCATCAACGACCAAAGGGATCCGCTCCTAGTCACTCATTATAGTTCATAAAGGACTGATGGATAATCATGTCAACCCTTTTTCCTTTATTCTGAAAAATCTTTCTATTCATTTCTAGCCAAATGTTTTAAATAATCGCATAGAAACATACCATCCACCTTTGCGTTCCACCTTACTAGTTGGTAGCTCAGTCCAACTTTGAAAATGTTCCTTTAGCGTTTCCGGACACGACCATAGACTTCCAACAAATGACAACCATGCACACTAAACCTGCTAAGAAAAATCACAACCAAGAAACAAGTGGTGACTATATTCAACACCTTTGTTGCATAACTTACATACAACATCTTCCTGGTTTACCACCCCAAACCGACTTAGTCTCTCCTTCGTATTGACTCTTCCAGTAGTCAACACAAACCAAGAAAATAATTCTAATCTTGGTGGAACTAGACCTTTCCAAACTATCCTAGTAAAACTGTAGCTTGCTATATCCTCCGGAATCATTTCCGTCTGCATCACCTACACAAAGGAGTTAGTAGAAAATACACCTTGTTTATCAATCATCCACACAACTATATCCTCTCTGTCATAAGCAAGTTTGAACAGTCTTAAAGTTTCATGCAACTGGTTCACTATATCCAACTCCCATTGGAAAAGTTCTCGCctccattggaagttccatctCCACTCTAACCCGTCCCAAAACGCACAATCCTCATTAACGGATCCTTTTTGGTTTGAAACTGAGAAAAGCCTTAGAAATTGATCTTTCAGGGAGCCGCCACGCATCCGTACATTCTTCTAGAACTGAGTCCCTCTCCCATCACCAATCTCCATAGACAACCCATTAATCATCTTTTGTCTTACTTGTTGATCCTTGAACTGTATATGGCAAATATCCTTCCCCCCCTGGCGGATAGGTAACACCTGGGATGACAGCATCACATTTGGGTTCAGGTAAAGAGCAAACCACCTTCTTCTATAAGGGACAATCCTCATTCGAGAAacgccaccaccacttaaataGAAGGGCTGTGTTGCGCACCATGGCATCCCCAACGTCCAACCCACCAAACATTTTGGGAGCCTGCACCACCTCCCACCTAATCATTGCCATACCATTCCTACCATCATCCTTACTCCATAGAAATCTTTTCTATAAGAAAATCAGTTTCTCTACAACATCCTTTGGCATTTTATATAAGTTCAAATAATAGACAAGGAGACTGTTCAAAGTAGATTTAATGAGCACTAACTTACCGGCTTTATTAAGTACGTTGGTTTTTCATATGCTCAGCTTCTCTTCCACTTTTTCTATGATGGGCTTCCAAGTCTTCACTAATCTTGATTTTGCTTCTAACTGGGATCTCTAAGTATTTCACTCGAAGAAAAGCTACCTTGCAACCCAATACCCTACACATATGTTGTACCCACTAATCATCGCAGTTAATTGGGATAAAGCttgatttatcaaaattaacaGTCAGCTCCGATATTAGCTCAAAACAACGAAGGATTCTCTTTTAGTTCTTAATGGTCTCTTCCTCTAGGGGACAGAACAGAATAGTATCATCCACAAACTGAAGATGCGACAACTCAATATGATCTCTATCCACCAGTAACGGTGATATGCGCCCGTTTCTTACCGCCTCCCTAAACATTCTATGTAGAACATCAATGATAAGTACAAATAGAAATGGAGACAACGGATCACCCTGTCGCAGACCACTTTCCATCTTAAACATCTTAGATGGCGAGTTGTTTATCAGCAATGACATAGAAAACGTAGTTATGCACTCCATAACCCAATTCCTTCATCTTCGCCGGAACCCCATATTTTGCAACACAAGGTCTACAAATCTCCACTTGACTCTATCATATGTTTTTTGAAAGCCTAGCTTTATTATCACCACTTCCTTCTTTCTCAATTTAATCCATTGAACTATTTTGTATGCAATAAGAGCCACGTCATGAATCTTCCGCCCTTTGACAAAAGCACTTTGTATTTCACCTACTAGCCGTGGCATTATTGCTCGCATTCTCCTAACCAGTATTTTTGAATGACTTTATACACACAACCTACCATGCTGATCGGCCTAAGGTCTTTGATTTTCTTTGTACCAGTAAACTTAGAGGCCAGTGCCACCCAAGTGAGATTTGCATCTGCCGGTAATTTGGAAGTCAGAAAAAATCCAATAACGCTGCTGTAAATTTAGAGCCAATTTTAGCCGAACACTTCTTTATGAAATTCATGTTGTACCCATCACTTCCTGGAGTTTTGGATGATTCATAATCCCACACTGCTTCTCTAACCTTCTCAAGAGTTGGTTGCACCTCCAAAGCCAAAGCATCCTCTTCACCAATCATTTCTACCAATTCGTCCCTGAACCCCACCAATGGAGACTCCTCCTGATGATACAAATTCTTATAAAACCTTCATGACCTTTAAAGCATCCTCGCATTCTTCCTAGAGAAACTGTCAAGACCTTTAATTTATCTGTGAAATGTGCCTCATCAAGTTCTCTCCATTCCTCCTTGACCATCCTCAAGAAACCTTCATGAGTAAACCACGAGTCAATATTTTGGAACGGTCTCGACCTATCTCTTAGTCTCTTAACTTCCACTATAATAGGATAGTGATCAGACAAACCCCTTGGACTACCTCGTAACCAAGTTTTAAAAAACGTCTCCAGCCATTCCAAGCTAACGAGAACCATATCGATACGGCTATAGGATCAACCTTTGAACCATGTAAACTTGCAGTCAGTAATCGGCAAGTCCACCACACCCATGTCATGTATCCAATTCTTGAAGTCTTCGGCTGACAGGGATAAACTATCAGTGCCTCGTCTTTCCTCCACCTATACATTCTCATTAAAGTCTCCCATAAAACAACAGGGAACCTGGCATAATCCAGTTATGTAGCTCAACTCCTCCCACACAAGAAATTTTTCATCTCTAACATGTGCACCATAAACCAAGATAAACgcacaattaaaattatttttcaacaaCTCTCTTTTAACACACAACCATCTCTCCCCTTTATAactatttcttattttaaaaaaatcatcatcCCATATTAACAACAACCCACCAGATGCACCATCAGACTCAACATAGTCCCACCCCGTGCAACTAATTCCCTAAATTTTTGGTATATCAAATTTAGTCATTATCTGTCTTTTAGTCtccaccaaacttaacatgttTAATCTATATTTCCTCTTCAGGTCCTTTACCATCCTCATCTTTCCATCACCCTTCAACCCCCTAATATTCCATGAAGTAATAatcatttcaaaaaattattgcaCACCTTTTTATGAGTTTTGGGACTGCTCCGTCTTGCTTTTGCCTTCTGTTTTGCCAGCCTTCTTTTCTGAGCAGcttcttcattttgttgttgAAGAATAGCCATTATGTCATCTTCTTCATTGTATAGCACTGCTCCTGACTCCCTTGCTAATTTCcaggttcttttgttttctacaAGCTACTCCTCCAATGTTAAAACCTCATTATCACTAGCTTCACCAACATTGGCATGTGCTGCGTCCTGCTGGTTGTCCTCATCATCATCGTATCCATCTTCGTCATTAATTACCGACAAATTTTTGTCAACAAATGCTTCCATTCCCAGCCTTGCAATACCAAATCCTTCCTTCTGTCCGCCATTGTGTGCAGAGTTATCAACGTCAGCATGTCCCTTTTTTGAACTGTCGTCCACGCTCAACATCCCTTGTAGCAAATCATCCCCTCCATCATGCTTGAATAATCTGCACCCCCACCTCCTCCGCATGTGTCCATGCTCGAGCCTCCTTATGCCCTCGCATCATGTGCCAATACCGGCGCATCACAATAGACGTGTGGTTCGTCTTCCAAGTGGCACCCATGCACCGTCAGAGTAGCCGCACCACCCTAGTCAAGTCGCCCTCCTCCTTACCAGTTCGCTCCTTCACCATTTGCCCGACCATTAACCACCAAGCTTTGTTCTGGCCAACGCACAACCTCTGTACCAGTCGCCGTCACACTTTTTTCACCAGGGAGATGTCGTGCTTCTCTAGCCCTTGAAGCCGCACCCCTAACGCGTGCAAATCCCTAGGCGAAGAGGCTTCCGTCGTTGGTGAGGCGCTACCCCGTAGGATCAACATTCCCTGACCCGCTTGCTTTCGGACTGGCCCAATGTAGACCCAACCCGTCCGCGTTATAACCAGCCCCTGATGAACTTTCGCTGCTCCAAACTGATGAGCTGCTTTGGAGCTTGGGCCATCCAGGCCCATTACGTTATAACAGTTTCTCATTCCATTGGAGGGCCCTTATTAGGTTCAAGCCCATTAACCCTTATTGCTCCCATATGTAGCCCATTAGATTTAAAACCATAGTCCCATGTAATAGTCAACTCAGAATCCACTTTATTACTCACCTCGTATCCTATAAAATTAGCCATGCCTTCAATACCACCATTATTAAATTGATAAGTTACCAGTTTCAATTGATTGTGACTTAAATTTTCATAACTCCACTTGTTCAAAATTGTTTCTGAAATTACCAATCTATCATCATCTTCAATCTCCTCCCCCCGCACCTCGACAACCACTTTCGCTGCCTGATCTGCATTGCCCGTCAAATTTGTCGGCCTTAGCGATGTTATAATAGCATCATCACATTCCTTTGTAGGTATGTTCCTCGAGTGGTCACTGCTTCCCTTGTCAGCTTCCATCATTTCCACCTTACCATTCTCTCCATATGTTTCGCGTCACACCTCTTTTACCAAAACGTCAAAGCCGCTGATGCCTATTGTGATATGGACACATTCATTGATCACATCCATCACATAGGTATCAATTTATACACAGTCGACACTAAAAAAGATGCACGATTTTGTCGCGTTATCACACCCAACCACCTCACCCTATTGGCTTTCTAATCATCTGAAAGTATCCATAGACCATGCATGTAATGGGACCCCAAAGCATTCTAGCCACACCTTTCAAGTTTCACTTCTCTCTGACTAGTCCCACCTCCATACACTATGGAACAACTGTAGTAGGCTATTTATTTTGAATGTGTAAGCCTCTTCTGCATTCAAGAGGCTGTCAAAGGTCAACAGAACTTTATATGCACCCATTTCGCGCACCTGGATAACTTGAGGAAAATTCTTCACAACCGATACCTTCAGTGATCTGAAGTCAATAGCCTTCGTCGTTCCCCCAACTAGACTTTTCTACAACCAGTCTAAATTTTCTTTCACCACCGCCACTTCCACCTTCTTCGTCCACCCATTCCCATGCGGAtcttaaacttttttttctcatttgttAAATCTTTGTTGGAGGTAGCTGTGATTTTCTGagtctcttctctttcttttggcGTTTGACGAACCATAGTATTTCGAGTTTCATCTCATGGATGAATTTTGTTCATATCTTTCAGCTCGATCATTCTCCTATATTTAGCTTCCCCCACAAACATAACATTGCCTCTCATTCTCGTACAATTTATCTTCGCAATAGCCTTCAAGGCCCCTCCTTTCGTAGTGTAACGTATAaatgcaaaaatatatatacaactattcttttgttttttcgaTAAGTATATATCATTTATGCGTCCAGTTCAACTAAACAACTGAAACAATTCTCTCTTCGATATGTCTTTCTTGGAGATTGTCCACAAAAATTGAGAAGGACTCGTTCTGCAAACGTCGATACTCTTCTCGATTCTAAACTCTAAGATCCTTAACCTGACCTATCATTCTACCTTTCCTTATGTTTTTCACCCACTTTCTCtttttccctctctctctctcatctctttctcaaCCAAACacgttatatattttataaatttatttttaataaagtaCAAATATTTCTCTATGTTGtgcaaaaaaattgaaacacataatttgaattggaaagaattttttaaaatgatctcaacattcaaaattaaaaaaatttgacaatCGAAGTCAGAAATAATGAAATAACTCagcaattgaaataaaaaaaagttcatCAGTCAAAGTTAAAGATAATGTGCGTGTAAATTAGGCCATGGTTAGAGAAAACAagaatgattaattttagtggTCAAGATAAAGTATGTTTGGTATCCAAATCTACTtattaaattactaaaaaactCAAGTGTATTTGAgattcaaaattatttaaagtCTAAGgcttaaagtttaaattttcttaaaattcaaGGTTATGCCAAATaacttagattttttttataaacaaaattagTTTCAATAAGTTATAAAAAACTTTCGATGATTCACATACTTACACACCCTCAAAATTTCAGTTACTAATGCACAAAAACACGAATCATAAGTCTATATAAATATtgagagattttattatttttctttcgaTCATTTCAAgcctatttaattttattattaagatgAATTAGAAAATGGCCACACAGGCGATTGTAAGGTAAGAAGGGGAATCGagcaaaacataaaataataaatgttaatTCTATAGTGTTTATGTGTtgatatctaattttttattaatttatcttttatagtaaattttaaatttttaaaattatatatatatattttttaaattaaatattaaatttttaatttattttgataatttaaacaCCATATTTTAAGTACCATAGCAATCATCAAAAACAAATATACAAGAGTAAGTAGTAAATGATTAATTCTCTTTNNNNNNNNNNNNNNNNNNNNNNNNNNNNNNNNNNNNNNNaaataaaaaataaaataatatttatattttttctattttcttacatttttaatattataaaagatgatatttttattttttatttttatataaaaatatataaaaaagtatacaaaaaattatatataatattagtattaaaaactttttgaaactTATTGGGCATCGGATTCGATGGTCCCAAAacgtttggaccattaaatggtCCCATAATAAaacatgattttaaaatttttttaacaactgCTACATAGTcctttaactaattttaattacaaattaatcccatatattttatttaattataaaaactattttttattttataaattattattttattaatcatctattatgtttattaacaatcaaaaataaaaacaataacgaattcggaaaagctctgcatacaagccattagggcttgtatgctttacaaaTTTATTAAACAATAAAGTTAAAATACGCGCCCCTCCACGTACGTTGACTACACGCGCTATATAATATCCCACGTATATCTAacttccaaatttaaaatatttgtttccttcttcgttttcgttattttgagatttgcttgttcttcttctcgcgcGTCTTCCCTCATTCTTCTCCATCGATCTTTTCCTCTGCCTTTTCTCACTGGTATATTCTTCGTTTACgttatctttttctctctctgcaactcgagcttcgttttctcttttgatttgttgttttctgaaatcaaagtttgaactcgttttgaagataatggatccTTCAAGCTCAGATTGTGTGCTGAATCCAGGCGAAGTGGATTATGGatctaacgaagttcctgaggtttgatttacagtaatttgtatagcattgtgtagtTTAAAAATTGCTCAACATTGTTTAATTACctggaatttatagcagacgctcgggtgtagatcaattctactttgggtgtattttagctaGAAGTATGGGTGTATATACACTTTActggttttttgttatttttaattgagttgttgttgttcaggtgtattatatcagacatgattgggtgtgtttttagtttttgacatggtgtattctgcagcctgtGTATTGACAGTTTATGGCTTTAAAGGTCATTCTGTAGTTGAGTTGTTTCGGTTCGGGTGTATCATAttagacatgattgggtgtatttgtatcatatctatgggtgtattcaCAGTTCTGACACGGTTTATTATGCAGCCTCTCTCTGTTGCACAGTTCTGACACGGTGTATTGTGCAGCCTCTCTCGGTTGTTGATGACGAGCTTGTTCCGAAGGTCGGAATGACCTTTACTACCCTTGAAGATGCCAaaaaattttacaggaactacgccaaggctgcaggtttctctacaagagtttggtgcacaaataggaagggaaacgagattaagaatcaactgattacatgtagcagagagggaaaatggaaatctaaaatatctccaaCCGAGAAGACCAATCCGACAGCCGGTTTAAactgtcctgcaagaatttatatacacacattgaaggatgtcggtgcttggatcatttcaaaggttgtgctggatcattcacacccctgctgtccaagcaaagcagagatgctcaaacagcacagggaactaagcatgtccattcGTCGTACGATAGAGAATAACGACGAGGCCGAtatcagaccaagcaaaacctaccaatcatttgttgcggctgccgggggtcaccgcgagttaaattttatcgaaaaggacgtgaggaattacattaccAGGGAAGTGTGGAATGTTTCcgaacaagaagatgcaaaggaattcgggaaatatttgttaagaatgaaagagaagaatccgaatttcttttttgagctcGAACTCGAGGAGGATCAATCGATTAAGTTGGCTTTTTGGGCCGACGCAAGAAGCAGAGCCGCCTTTGAGTATTTCGGAGACGTCATTTCATtcgacaccacctacaatacaaacaggtaacaaACTGTCCCTGTTTATGatactaaattaatttatttctatgaaTCCGTGGCAGAGGTGTATACTGGCCGTTTCATTGGGTGTATTCTAAGCATTTGTTGGGGTGTACCTAATGATTTTGCATTCTGGACCATGGTAATTCgtttcaggtataatttggtctgtggttcttttgtcggggtgaatAACCACagtcagtcaacacttctcggatgctctttgatgaagaacgaagaaattgaatcattcaaatggttatttcaatgctggcttcgttg comes from the Arachis duranensis cultivar V14167 chromosome 7, aradu.V14167.gnm2.J7QH, whole genome shotgun sequence genome and includes:
- the LOC107458378 gene encoding probable NAD(P)H dehydrogenase (quinone) FQR1-like 3 (The sequence of the model RefSeq protein was modified relative to this genomic sequence to represent the inferred CDS: added 92 bases not found in genome assembly), with protein sequence MYGHVDTMAREVLKGAAAVEGVEATLWRVPETLSDRILEKLKAPPRPDDVTDIKPEQLLEADGFIFGFPSRFGMMPSQLKAFFDATSELWASQALAGKPAGIFWSTGFHGGGQELSALTAITQLAHHGMLFVPLGYTFGSGMFEMDEVKGGSAYGAGTFAGDGTRQPTELELQQAFYQGKYMAEIAKKLKI